One stretch of Streptomyces hygroscopicus DNA includes these proteins:
- a CDS encoding acetyl xylan esterase gives MALFDLPREQLHRYRSVSAEPDDFDAFWSATLTEARQHDLDARFEPVDTGLSTVRVYDATFAGFGGHPVKGWLTLPAQVAEPVPLVVEFVGYGGGRGLPHERLLWASTGRAHFVMDTRGQGSGWGGGGGTADPVGAAPAYPGFMTRGIDAPENHYYRRVFTDAVRAVEAARTHPLTDASRTAVIGESQGGGISIAVGGLVPDLLAVAPDVPFLCDFPRAVTLTDSGPYREIGLFLRTHRGRTEVALRTLSYFDGVHFAARGRAPALFSTALEDQTCPPSTVFAAFNTWAHEEKSIEVYDFNGHEGGGPYQAAAKLRWLRPRM, from the coding sequence TACCGAAGCGTCTCCGCCGAACCGGACGACTTCGACGCGTTCTGGTCCGCCACACTGACGGAGGCCCGGCAGCACGACCTCGACGCCCGCTTCGAGCCCGTCGACACGGGCCTGAGCACCGTGCGGGTGTACGACGCCACGTTCGCCGGCTTCGGCGGTCACCCGGTGAAGGGCTGGCTGACGCTGCCCGCGCAGGTCGCCGAGCCGGTGCCGCTCGTCGTGGAGTTCGTGGGGTACGGAGGCGGGCGGGGACTGCCCCACGAGCGCCTGCTCTGGGCGTCCACCGGCCGGGCGCACTTCGTGATGGACACCCGTGGCCAGGGCAGCGGCTGGGGCGGCGGGGGAGGCACTGCGGACCCGGTGGGCGCCGCCCCCGCCTACCCGGGATTCATGACCCGCGGGATCGACGCGCCGGAGAACCACTACTACCGGCGGGTGTTCACGGATGCCGTGCGGGCGGTGGAGGCCGCCCGCACGCATCCGCTCACCGATGCCTCCCGTACGGCGGTCATCGGGGAGAGCCAGGGCGGAGGGATCTCCATCGCGGTGGGAGGGCTGGTCCCCGACCTGCTGGCGGTCGCCCCGGACGTGCCGTTCCTGTGCGACTTCCCGCGCGCCGTCACCCTGACGGACTCGGGCCCGTACCGGGAGATCGGTCTGTTCCTGCGCACGCATCGCGGTCGCACCGAGGTAGCGCTGCGTACCCTCTCCTACTTCGACGGCGTCCACTTCGCCGCTCGTGGCCGGGCCCCCGCGCTCTTCTCCACCGCCCTCGAGGATCAGACGTGCCCGCCCTCCACCGTGTTCGCGGCCTTCAACACCTGGGCCCACGAGGAGAAGTCCATCGAGGTGTACGACTTCAACGGCCACGAGGGCGGCGGGCCGTACCAGGCGGCGGCGAAGCTGAGGTGGCTCAGGCCCCGGATGTGA